The Panicum hallii strain FIL2 chromosome 9, PHallii_v3.1, whole genome shotgun sequence genome has a window encoding:
- the LOC112875636 gene encoding cleavage and polyadenylation specificity factor subunit 3-I produces MASVAAPSGSLAGKRPTSGGREGDQMVITPLGAGSEVGRSCVHMTFKGRTVLFDCGIHPAYSGMAALPYFDEIDPSTIDVLLITHFHLDHAASLPYFLEKTTFKGRVFMTHATKAIYKLLLTDYVKVSKVSVEDMLYNENDIARSMEKIEVIDFHQTLEVNGIRFWCYTAGHVLGAAMFMVDIAGVRILYTGDYSREEDRHLRAAELPQFSPDICIIESTYGIQQHQPRIVREKRFTEVIHNTVSQGGRVLIPAFALGRAQELLLILDEYWSQHPELHKIPIYYASPLAKRCMAVYQTYINSMNERIRNQFAQSNPFVFKHIESLNSIENFHDVGPSVVMASPGGLQSGLSRQLFDKWCTDKKNACVIPGYVVEGTLAKTIINEPREVTLANGLTAPLHMQVHYISFSAHADFPQTSNFLDELGPPNIILVHGEANEMSRLKQKLISQFDGTNTKIVSPKNCQSVEMYFTCEKMAKTIGRLAENVPEGGESSGGLLVKKGFTYQIMAPEDLRVFTQLSTANITQRIAVPYSGSFEVIKYRLKQIYESVESATEESDVPTLVVHERVTVRLESESYVTLQWSSDPISDMVSDSVVAVVLNIGREGPKIVPVEEAAKTKEDTERVALKVVYSLMASLFGDVKVGEEGKFVISVDGDVAHLDGRSGDVECENATLKERIRTAFRRIQGAVRPIPLSAS; encoded by the exons ATGGCGTCCGTCGCCGCGCCGAGTGGCTCGCTGGCGGGAAAGCGCCCGACCTCCGGCGGACGGGAGGGCGACCAGATGGTCATCACGCCGCTGGGCGCCGGCAGCGAGGTCGGCCGCTCCTGCGTCCACATGACCTTCAAGGGCCGCACAGTCCTC TTCGACTGCGGCATCCACCCGGCCTACTCCGGCATGGCGGCGCTGCCATACTTCGACGAGATCGATCCGTCCACCATAGACGTCCTCCTCATCACCCA CTTTCACTTGGACCACGCCGCCTCGCTACCCTATTTCCTGGAGAAG ACTACGTTCAAGGGCAGGGTGTTTATGACCCATGCCACAAAGGCTATTTACAAGCTGCTGCTTACGGATTATGTCAAAGTCAGCAAAGTTTCCGTCGAGGATATGCTGTATAATGAGAATGACATTGCTCGCTCTATGGAGAAAATTGAG GTTATCGATTTCCACCAGACATTGGAAGTTAATGGCATACGTTTCTGGTGCTACACTGCTGGCCATGTACTTGGTGCCGCCATGTTCATGGTGGATATCGCTGGTGTGCGCATTCTTTACACTGGTGACTACTCCCGTGAAGAAGACCGCCACCTACGAGCTGCTGAGCTCCCACAGTTCTCCCCAGATATTTGCATTATCGAGTCGACTTATGGCATACAACAACATCAGCCCAGGATAGTACGCGAGAAGCGCTTTACTGAGGTCATCCACAATACTGTTTCACAGGGGGGTCGTGTTCTTATCCCAGCATTTGCTCTTGGCAGAGCACAAGAACTGTTGCTTATCCTTGATGAGTATTGGTCCCAGCACCCAGAGCTCCATAAGATTCCAATCTATTATGCCTCCCCTCTTGCAAAGAGATGCATGGCTGTCTACCAGACATACATAAACTCCATGAATGAAAGGATAAGGAACCAGTTTGCGCAGTCCAATCCCTTTGTTTTCAAGCATATTGAGTCCTTGAATAGCATTGAGAACTTCCATGATGTAGGTCCTTCAGTGGTGATGGCTAGTCCAGGTGGTCTTCAGAGCGGTCTCTCTAGGCAGCTTTTTGACAAGTGGTGCACGGATAAGAAGAATGCTTGTGTTATTCCAGGCTATGTTGTGGAGGGGACCCTTGCAAAGACCATTATCAATGAGCCAAGAGAAGTGACGCTAGCTAATGGGCTCACTGCTCCTCTTCATATGCAGGTTCACTATATCTCTTTCTCAGCTCATGCTGATTTCCCTCAGACAAGCAACTTTTTGGATGAACTTGGGCCACCCAACATTATTCTTGTACATGGAGAAGCAAATGAAATGTCAAGGCTTAAACAGAAACTTATTTCTCAGTTCGATGGAACAAACACCAAAATTGTGTCTCCCAAGAACTGCCAATCAGTGGAGATGTATTTCACTTGTGAGAAAATGGCCAAGACTATTGGCAGGCTGGCAGAGAACGTACCAGAAGGTGGAGAGTCCTCGGGTGGCTTACTTGTGAAAAAAGGATTCACATATCAGATTATGGCTCCTGAAGATCTCCGAGTGTTCACACAGTTATCTACAGCTAACATCACTCAACGCATTGCGGTCCCTTATTCTGGTTCTTTTGAAGTCATAAAGTACAGGCTGAAGCAAATATACGAGAGCGTGGAGTCAGCAACTGAAGAATCTGATGTTCCAACACTTGTTGTGCATGAACGAGTGACAGTTCGCCTAGAGTCAGAAAGCTATGTTACGCTGCAATGGTCATCGGATCCCATTAGCGACATGGTGTCTGATTCTGTGGTGGCTGTGGTCTTGAACATAGGCCGTGAGGGTCCAAAAATTGTTCCGGTTGAAGAAGCAGCGAAGACCAAGGAAGATACAGAAAGGGTAGCTCTAAAGGTAGTGTATTCTCTTATGGCGTCGCTTTTTGGTGATGTTAAAGTTGGAGAGGAAGGGAAATTTGTCATATCCGTTGATGGAGATGTGGCACACTTGGATGGGAGGAGTGGTGATGTTGAATGTGAAAATGCTACACTGAAAGAACGGATCAGGACTGCTTTCCGTCGCATACAGGGTGCTGTGAGACCAATCCCACTTTCAGCCTCTTGA
- the LOC112876131 gene encoding ycf20-like protein: protein MSGLALCEGAAKSPCWSECSGSRLFPASRVSCRWEKPGTFCLLTAHPSFRRNSRQMQWSVKTMSDESSDQSGNNTRLFSAIQSFWNKFSAKLNKARRGLPMKILFFLIGFYCATAFATVIGQTGDWDILSAGLAVAIVEGIGALMYRASFAFLGRIRNMITIFNYWKAGLTLGLFLDSFKYEVDELLESCNPFNFEINIFTGLW, encoded by the exons ATGTCAGGTCTCGCCTTGTGCGAGGGAGCCGCCAAGTCGCCGTGCTGGTCGGAATGCTCTGGATCGAGGCTTTTTCCTGCATCCCGCGTTTCCTGCCGCTGGGAGAAGCCAGGGACCTTTTGCTTGCTAACGGCACATCCTTCCTTCCGCAGAAACTCGAG GCAGATGCAATGGTCCGTCAAGACCATGTCAGACGAGAGTAGTGACCAATCAGGCAATAACACTCGCCTTTTCAGTGCAATTCAATCTTTTTGGAACAAGTTTTCTGCCAAGCTGAACAAAGCAAGGAGAGGGTTACCAATGAAGATCCTATTCTTTCTGATTGGATTTTATTGTGCGACAGCCTTTGCTACCGTCATTGGGCAAACAGGTGACTGGGATATATTGTCCGCCGGGCTTGCCGTTGCCATTGTGGAGGGTATTGGTGCACTGATGTACAGGGCTTCCTTTGCATTTCTTGGTAGGATCAGGAATATGATTACCATATTCAATTACTGGAAAGCTGGGCTTACACTTGGGTTGTTTTTGGATTCTTTTAAATATGAAGTGGATGAGCTTCTTGAGTCGTGTAACCCATTCAACTTCGAGATTAATATATTTACTGGCCTTTGGTAA
- the LOC112873640 gene encoding uncharacterized protein LOC112873640 yields MQFLRSGGGGGGSGFGGAAWEVLRRHFSRKRSVDVRRINPKVPKEEAVAISGRLLQILSDHGPLTVGNTWNHAKDAGISGLNSKTHMKILLKWMTGRRVVKLTCVHVGNAKKFLYAPYTESSEEIKEGSASSARAEDNKASAQGGKGRAARGQPKKQAAALP; encoded by the exons aTGCAGTTCctccgaagcggcggcggcgggggtggcAGTGGGTTCGGAGGGGCCGCGTGGGAGGTGCTTCGTCGGCACTTCTCTAGGAAGCGGTCGGTGGACGTGCGCCGGATCAACCCCAAGGTGCCCAAGGAGGAGGCCGtcgccatctccggccgcctcCTCCAGATCCTCTCCGACCACGGGCCCCTCACCGTCGGCAACACCTGGAACCACGCCAAG GATGCTGGTATTAGTGGCCTGAACAGCAAGACTCACATGAAGATCTTGCTGAAATGGATGACGGGAAGAAGGGTTGTCAAGTTGACATGTGTTCATGTCGGCAACGCAAAGAAATTCCTGTATGCCCCCTACACGGAAAGCTCGGAGGAGATTAAGGAAGGCAGCGCTTCATCCGCTCGGGCAGAGGATAATAAGGCTTCTGCTCAAGGAGGGAAAGGGAGAGCCGCACGAGGGCAGCCGAAGAAGCAGGCTGCAGCTTTGCCCTGA
- the LOC112873639 gene encoding lysine-rich arabinogalactan protein 19-like — MAPALPRAALLLLLPLLLASAARSQDEAAGPVSAASASTPAASPIPRDSVADTESALSPISQPPTASAAAADSPSAAVAAANSSPPAPPETSPVAAPSDSPAQAPSSPPPTHTHFAAPAPAPAADKDADGEKDEDDDRKPAPAPAPAAQEIKASSAAAEQAGGADDGEVHEEMNGGKKAGVVVGAFTAAAVVGLGCFVWRKRRANIRRARYADYAARLELV; from the coding sequence ATGGCGCCGGCATtgccccgcgccgccctcctcctcctcctcccgctcctcctcgcctccgccgcgcgcTCCCAGGACGAGGCCGCCGGCCCCGTCTCCGCCGCATCCGCCTCCACGCCCGCTGCCTCCCCTATCCCCCGCGACTCCGTCGCCGACACCGAATCCGCGCTCTCGCCAATCTCCCAGCCCCCTACAGCCTCCGCTGCCGCGGCAGACTCCCCCTCCGCTGCCGTAGCAGCCGCGAACTCATCACCTCCGGCTCCGCCAGAGACCTCCCCCGTCGCGGCTCCCTCCGACTCGCCGGCGCAGGCGCCGTCCTCCCCGCCACCCACGCACACGCATTTCGCTGCtccagcgcccgcgcccgccgccgacAAGGATGCTGACGGCGAAAAGGACGAGGACGACGACCGCAagcccgcccccgcgcccgccccggCGGCGCAGGAGATTAAGGCctcgagcgccgccgcggagcagGCCGGTGGCGCTGATGATGGCGAGGTTCACGAGGAGATGAACGGCGGCAAGAAGGCCGGCGTGGTGGTGGGCGCCTTCACGGCGGCCGCGGTCGTCGGGCTGGGATGCTTCGTGTGGAGGAAGCGCCGGGCCAACATCCGCCGCGCCAGGTACGCCGACTACGCCGCGCGCCTCGAGCTCGTCTGA